One Ethanoligenens harbinense YUAN-3 genomic window carries:
- a CDS encoding ATP synthase subunit C, giving the protein MYYLIALGLLAIILAPLFVTYYNMKRGKKTTHSKRALLFNLAAFAVVCLTAIVLPLGGFASAATTDSTGLATGLGYLGAGLSTGLACIGAGVGVGHGAAAAIGAVTEDPKVFGRAMIFVVLGEGIAIYGLIISFMIVGRL; this is encoded by the coding sequence ATGTACTATCTGATTGCTTTGGGCCTGCTTGCCATCATCCTTGCCCCGCTGTTCGTCACCTACTACAACATGAAACGCGGTAAGAAAACCACCCATTCCAAACGTGCGCTCCTGTTTAACCTCGCTGCCTTCGCGGTCGTCTGCCTGACCGCCATCGTCCTGCCGCTGGGCGGCTTCGCTTCCGCCGCCACCACCGACAGCACCGGCCTTGCCACCGGTCTTGGCTATCTGGGCGCCGGCCTCTCCACCGGTCTGGCCTGCATCGGCGCCGGCGTGGGCGTCGGCCACGGCGCTGCGGCTGCCATCGGTGCGGTCACCGAGGACCCGAAGGTGTTTGGACGTGCGATGATCTTCGTGGTGCTTGGCGAAGGTATTGCGATCTATGGCCTGATCATCTCCTTCATGATCGTCGGCCGTCTGTAA
- a CDS encoding V-type ATP synthase subunit E → MSETDVNLKKFTSAVLNDAEQERAKILAEIEAYRQQELQRAEEDVLHEAYNLIQSEIANIRNQQSRAISLAELEGRRKLLLLREEITQKVFKEAAERIVAYTQTDAYSEWLCDAVKQSSATMAEGELVIEVKRGEHTPAAKLIAASGRKATVREVPGILIGGFILVNNEKGFVIDETLDQKLQNEKDWFAASSGLTLRL, encoded by the coding sequence ATGTCTGAAACAGATGTCAATCTGAAAAAATTCACTTCCGCAGTGCTCAACGACGCGGAACAGGAACGCGCAAAGATCCTTGCGGAAATCGAAGCCTACCGCCAGCAGGAACTGCAGCGCGCCGAAGAGGATGTGCTGCACGAAGCATATAATCTCATCCAAAGTGAGATCGCAAACATCCGTAACCAGCAGAGCCGCGCAATCTCGCTGGCCGAGCTGGAAGGCCGCCGCAAGCTGCTCCTGCTGCGCGAAGAGATCACGCAGAAAGTGTTCAAGGAAGCCGCCGAACGCATCGTGGCCTATACCCAAACCGACGCCTATTCCGAATGGCTGTGCGATGCCGTCAAGCAGAGCAGCGCCACCATGGCGGAAGGCGAACTGGTGATCGAGGTCAAGCGCGGGGAACACACCCCGGCAGCGAAACTGATTGCAGCCAGCGGGCGGAAAGCAACCGTACGGGAGGTGCCCGGCATCCTGATCGGCGGGTTCATCCTTGTCAACAACGAAAAAGGCTTTGTAATCGACGAAACGCTCGACCAGAAGCTGCAAAATGAAAAAGACTGGTTCGCCGCATCTTCGGGGCTCACCCTGAGACTCTGA
- a CDS encoding V-type ATP synthase subunit F, translating to MRFYLISDNVDTLVGMRLTGIEGVVVHEKKEVTEALHAAMDNPDIGIVLVTEKLVALVPDLVYDLKLNRKTPLIVEIPDRHGSGRAQDSITRYVRDAIGVKI from the coding sequence ATGCGCTTTTACCTGATAAGCGATAATGTGGATACATTGGTGGGCATGCGGCTCACCGGCATTGAAGGCGTTGTGGTGCATGAGAAAAAAGAAGTGACCGAAGCCCTCCATGCCGCTATGGATAATCCCGACATCGGCATCGTTCTTGTAACGGAGAAGTTGGTGGCGCTCGTCCCCGACTTGGTCTATGACTTGAAACTCAACCGCAAGACCCCGCTGATTGTCGAGATTCCCGACCGGCACGGGTCCGGCCGCGCGCAGGACTCCATCACCCGCTATGTACGCGACGCCATTGGCGTAAAGATTTGA